The genomic region ATGTCAGAACGACACGAAACAGACATTTAAACGTGTTTTACGGACGTTCTACGCGATGTGGTCAAAACGCTCGGATGTTTCAACTTCTAATCACGTTTTACCGTTTAAACGTCGATTAAACGACGTTTAAATGACGTTTTAATAACCATGTGGCGCACCAACTCTTTTGGTGTGTTCCTTGGCTGTTAGACAGTTCAAATGGTCGGTTAGGTTGGTATTTATAGTCCCAAATTTCAAAACTGGTCATTGGCAAAAAAAAAGTGTAGCATTGTGTGTATGCATCGGATATATCCGGTGGTAGCACCAGAAATCACACTAGATTTATAGTAATTCGACCATGAAATTTGATCGTTCTTTGCTTTTTCTTTGAGTATCAGACAAGAGCATAACATTTTTATCTCAACTACCCTAACTATTATCTTTCTCTCTTTCTTTTAATTCAACATAAACAAATAGTGTATCATATACATGGTTACACATTTATTGTTAATTGTAATTATTTTGACATTGTTACTAAATAATATTGTCAGGAGCAAAATTTAATCGATTCTTAAACCCCGATTGCATCATCGTCAACAAAAAAAACCATTTGTTCCCACTCCACATACCCGAGGCCGACCCAGAGTCCCCCAACTTCCTCTTCTTTTGGCTCTCGAGACGAGGTCAGCATCGACAACTTCCTCTTCTTTGGCTCTCAAGACGAGGTCAACAACGGCCACTTGCAGTGGCGCTCGAGGGTGGCGCCCCCTCCGCCGGCGCCGCAGGTGGTGGGCTGCGAATGCTGATTGGGTGTCGTGGCGCGGCGCCGCCCACACAACCGCCGCATCGTTGCGATGGCGATCGGCGACTGCTGGAGCGTCCTTGAACTTGTCTTCATCCTCCACCCCAGCCATGGTGGCGTCGATAGCACCTGCCAGGCTAAGGGACGTGGGCACGAACGACTTCACAGTGAGCGTGACAAAGGAAAATAGCGTGCCGCTTGCCTTGGAGAGAGAGAGTGACCTCCGCAAAGTAGTGTGCTCCATGGAGGGCACGAAGCGACAAGCCTCTACAGGAGGACGAATGGAAGAAGCATGCACTGTAGATAGTCTAGCTCCTCGTCGGTTTGAGACCAGGAGCTATTCTGGCTAATCTATGTTAATATAAATAAACATACCATTCTAGCTGGAATGTTCCAGAACAAACGAAAAGGGCCTTAATCTTTACTAGAAACTCGCGAGTGGTACAAACGGTACATGAGCACAGTTGAATTAACTTGTATCAAACTGGATAGTAACTAAATTTTTTTTGTGAACATTATATCAACATAAATCAAAGCGTTTCATGGTTTTGGACAAAGATGGGTAGACAACGGCATACAAATCTAAGTGTACGTAAAATGCAAGTGCTGAAGCTTAGCATTGATGGAACATTGTAGCCAAATGCAATAAACAGATTTGTAGCGCTGAGTTCAATTTGATAAGGTATCAATATATGACGTAAGGTAGCTATAATAGCCAACTTGGATTGTACTTTTTTTTGTAGTAATGAAGTTTTCAAGTTCTGGAAATGTAACAGCATGAAGTTCTTAGAGATTATattatagaagagcttagagattaCAATACAGTAGGCGTAGCTATATGAATGTGGATCAAAAGCAGTGGTGTTAATGACCACAGAAGCAGGTTAGGAGCAGGGTGGTCTTAATCTTAGAAGCATTGGTCTTAAAGATTACAAAAGGAGCTAATTAGCAATAAACAGATTTATAGCGTCGAGTGTTtttaagactttgccgagtgcttcaggcactcggcaaagacggcgattccggtagtgtaacTGCATGTCGCAGCGCATTAGTGATATGCTAGGAGCATAAAATTAAAGTATGCAAATAGGTAACAGATTGTGTATGGTGGACAAAAAAGGAAACTATAAGTACTATGAATATAAATTTTagactattcaaacaaattgttcgCATTTCGGAGGAAATGTAAATGAAGTTCAATACCTATGTCACATTGAAGATGCGCATGGTATAGCTGCAATAGCAGCTGCTGCCGATTCTCACACCAGTTTATTTGGTCGGATGGATTGGACCATCCAAATTCCTATTTTGTTAGTTCAAAATTTCAGATGGATCACACAACAGTTCTTTTGTATGTTTGGCTGGATGTGGATGGATAAGCAAGGTACCATTATCTTCTTGAAATGGGGAGGGGGGGGAGCAAAGAGGGCAGGGTACCTGTGTCGCACAGAAATTCCACCGAAGCTTTGTGTAGAGCTCGCCGCTGCCGACAGTTGGACGGGGATGACGACGTGTTGAAGAAGCAGGCACCGATAGGTTGCGGAGGACTATGGACGGCACTGAAGAAGCAAGGAGTGCACGATCATGGGTAGTTCGACGGAGACGACGATGACGCGTGGAAGAAGCAGCCGACGGCGATGACGATGCGTTGAAGAAGCAGCCGGCGATAGGGTGCATGGGGGATGGGGCCGTGGACGGCGCCGAAGAACCGTAGAACGCACGGTTGCTGGCAGTTCGACGAAGATGACGCTGACGCCTTGAAGGAGCAGCGGCCGATAGGGTTTCCACGTTCGGTATCGCCGCAGCGCAGTGAGCTATCTCTCGAAGAATCCAGTGGCGACAGCTTGGAATGGAAGGCGACGGATTTGGGCGCTGCATGTTAGCCGACATGCCGTGGATGTCCAATCGAACGGTTGAAAGAATTACGACACACGTGGACGCTCTAGGAGGCGAGATTCCCTCCGCGCGCTATTATATAGAATGACAGAACACATTTTAATTCCTCAGCATATCATATTTCTCTTTTGTATACACAAGTCACATTTTAATTCCTCAACATATCATATTTCTCTTTTGTATACACAAGTCAGACACGTAGGGTCACAATGGACATTTTAAACCTACTAACTTCTCTCGAAGAAGCTGCTTCTCTACAAAAACTAAAGCCAGAGTTTTTAGAGTCATAGCCCCGCTAAACTGGTCCTAAATAGAAAAGTAAGAACAGCCACGGTAACCAGCCCATCATGGACGATGACTAACAAAACAGAGCACTATCTCTATATATATCGAGACATCCGAGGGTGTTTGAAGTGCAGTAATTCGTAGGAATAGTGCAAAAAATCATAGGAATCAGTTTAATTTCACGAAACATACGCAGAAAACATCTCCCTTGTTCCAAACAGGCCTGAGACAAATGATCAAATCAATTTGCATATAAACACTGATATTCTTTACGAAAACTGGCATGTACCGCTCCCCAAATTAGGGAAATGAGGACCACGATACCGCAAGGTTAGCAGGGGGGATTGTTGTCAGATAGTCAAAACAAATCAGCCGATGACCACTTAGTCCGGTCAACATTAGGAAAGATAGCCGCCTCCATTATACAATACCAAAAGAATATACAAGAGCTGATTGTTAGTCGATCTTCCGCAGTTTGGAGCCTTCACGGACCCTTCCTGAGTCAGCACCCCCCTGTCATGGTGGTTGTTGCGATCTAACGCTCCTGCATACAGGAAATCGTGCCGATAAGATTTACTGCACATTTTAGTAAAATAGTAGAAACTGTGTTCTAGTGCGAGAACTAACCAGGTTCAAGtactgttcctgcaggatcaggaCTCATGACAATTTGGTGCATTTTATGTACTTGAGCTGATTGTCGACTTAAGTTAGTTTCGCTGACTCACATACCAATTGTATGAAAAAGAACTCATCCTCTTCATCATGAAAAACGAAAAAGGCTTGGATCATTGTGGTACTGCTCCACACAATCTTGCTCGTCCCGGGTTAAGAAGTGATTCAGACATTATCCATCCCTGTGAGGAAAAAAAGGGGTTATTAACTCAAAAAAGAATAAACCACGTGTTTTGTATGAGGTGTAACCATACAAAGGTGACATTTACCTGTTCTCTTGCTTTCTTCTTGAAAACTCCATAAGATGACATAACGATCTTGCACGACTCTTCGATGTGTGGTACAAAGTCCATGTTCAGTGGGTCATACTGGTACGACCGGTTGGAGTTCATGCGCTTCCGTGCATTCAGGTTAGCATGTGAGGCATTGATGAAATGCAGTAACACATGTGCCTGTTAATAAAAAACATGGTTGACGAGGATAAGAAAACGCGAAGAACTTTAGCAGTGGAATCCTACCAAATAGAATACAATCAACGCTTACATGAAAAGCAGCTTTGAGAATGTCATCTGGCTTTGCTTGGTCCTTGAGCAAAGCATATACCTTGTCCTTTGTTGGGTTATATGTAACAATATACCTCTCATCCTGCAGCCAAACCACGTTGCAACTTCACAGAACAATCCTTGATTACACCAAAGAAAGAAAGCATTCAGAATGGAGCAAATAAGATGGTACCTCGAACAAAGGTTTTATAGCAAGAAACGAAGCAGGTTCTTGAAACGCATCTCCAAATCTTGATCCTGTAAGAGAACAAAACTGATGAGTAGAGGTTCTACATTGCACCAGCATACAGGAATATATAAGATTACTAAGAGCGCAAACCTATTGCAACTGGCTCATGTCGCCAAGGTGGATTAAATATTGTCTCTTGTGAGTTTCCATCCTTCAGCGAGGGTACATACCCTGCACCAGTAAAACAGGAGACAAATATCACACAGGGAGACATGCAAATAACAAAGTGGCAACTGAAGAGTACTATGTTTGTCAGCTAATTCCACTATTAAAATCTAATCTTCTAAATTCAATTGCATGAACTGCATACTACTTACGGATAAAATTTCAGTTCTTTCTCATAAACACATCTGGTGTATTTAGAATAATGTCACTAACAATTTATTAGTTTCTATGTTGACTCTGAAACACAGTAGTATTTGCACACAAACACAAAATCTCTTTGCAGAACTTGTACAGAATTTTTATACAAAGCATATGTTGACATACCAGTCCTGATGAAAGAATCCACAGCCACAGTGAACCTTGCCCTATTCAGGGTGTTTAGTACAACAGATCTCACCTGATTATAAAATAATATTAGTTCTGTTACCTGGAAGTTTATCAGGAAAAAATCAGATCACAAGAGCAACACACTTAATGGATTTGAAAGtgtacctcatgatatgaactgagAAGATATCCACACGACAAGAAGGCAAATGAAGTTACCAGTGATGGATTGCTCTTTGAGATTAGTATGCTCATTCCAGTTCCCAACTTCACAAACAAAAAATGTAAATCAAAAGATATCTTACAAAACTAAATCAGAGAAGGGGAAAATGGCAGTGATTGAAAAAGCATAATATGATAATAACACAATGGCGGCAGCAAAAAAAAGCTCCAAGTTCAATGAAAAACATGAACACATACCAGATCAGCAATGTTTCCAACACTTTCTCCTTTAGCAGTAACATCACCGATGTTTTCTCCTTTTGCATACGCCTTGTAAATTGGTGTTCGAGTAGAGGTGGAAGTGACAGCAGCAACATTCTGATAGGAGAAAATGCATCAAACAAGTAGAATACATTTCATCACCCATTTTGCAAGGCAAGTTAAAAATATTAGTAACATACTATAGCAAGAACCTGTTGCAAGTTGCAACAAATCAGTAGGACAAACCTTAACAACATTTGCTATGCATGCCATTGGTAGGAAAAGCTGTGGGAAAGCTGCAGTAGCTAATTCTATCCCAGCTCCTAACTCCATCAAGAGATCACCAGAAAAGCGTAGCTATAGGAAATTTTCATTTCAAATAGTCATTAGCATGAAAGAAAACTAAGTACTGCAGAAGGGCACACATTGAACCTAATATATGCACCTGCTTCAGGTCATAATCAAATTTCTTCCCTTGGCGGGCAAAAAGCATCTTTCCAACACGCCCAGCCCCATCCTGTAGTAGCAAAACAATGCAGACATCAAACagtagtttttttttttttttgctaacTGCACATAGTGGATCTAGTGAAAAAAAGTCACAGTTCACAAGTGCTATTTTCTGTAAGAAAGGCATTAACAGTACTAGAGATATAGTTGGATAGATCTTAATGACATTGTGGATACTATATTGCaaattttcttcttctctttgaaCATGACTATGATAAATATCACAAAAGGGAATTCTATTGATCAGTTTTTCAACAAAGAATTGGAAAAGGTATTTCCACCTTGAGAATCCAGTTGATAGCCACAGCACCAGATGCAGCCCTGCTTTGGGAGACTCCAACAGAGTTGAGCAAGGTCCTTGTTGTAAACACACCCATTGCTCCACCAAAGAAATGCTGGCAAGAGAAAATTAAAGGAAAATCTAAATAAATGCATCTATCCAGTAGATCATGGAACCCAAATATATTGTAATGAAAATATACCTTCAATGCTCTCCATGTCATGTATGGAACATATGAAGGTGTGACACTATCTGGAAAGCCTTCGGGCACAACATATGATCTTATAAAGGACATGATTTCCTGCACCAACAAAAATATGTGTGGAAATTGCAATCACTATATTAGTTCATCATTCTAAATCATGACCATTCATTTTATCTGGTATTTCTATAGTTGAAAACACAGGAGGTAATCAACACCAAAAGATTAAAAAAAACAAGGAACAGTGTGCAGTGTGCTATTGAGCGGCATCCAACAAACAACTAGCTTCAACGAGACACCAGGGTCACTTTGCCTAAAGATTGCAACTTTGCTCCACCAGCAAGGCAGCAAAGTCCATAAAATAGACAGCCTGAGGTCAGAACAAGTTGACCCTGAATCACATACTTGGCCATGCATGATAAACCTAACTGAGGAAATCGAATTCAAAGCCAACCGGCGACTCAATACCAAACCACATTCAATGAAAAGGTTGAATTAATTGCTCGGAGACAAGCaacagaagaaaaaaaaaagaccTAACTTTTCTTTTCCAGAAATCAACAACGAGGCCTACTGTTGCGGATCCAATCTGGACGGAAATTATTGAAATTTCCACGCTTCGCCTCAAAGGCTCAAACAACCAGACAATTAGCTTGCGCCAAATTCCGACCAAACAATTGTTTCAAGCATATTCATCCGCATGCTATCAGATCCAAGTGCGAATTCTGATTCGTTGCTGCTGCCGAGACCTCAAATCCCCGACAAAGGAAGCACCAGCCCACCACCACCAAAAGACCGATAAATCCATATCCTCCTCGCCAAACCACATCATCTCACCAAACCATCTCACAAGTGTGAACAGAGCAATCGAATCGACACAAGAAGACCAAACCATGATCAACAGTGTCAGAAACCCCTCGGGTCCAGGGCAGCACGAGGGGGTGGCCTCACCTCGACGGGCGGCATCGGGGACTGGAGCGGGACGGCCTTGAAGGCGCCGCCGACGGACGCCCTTCCCTTGGCCTTGACCGCGGCGCCGGCGGCGTCGACCACATAGCTCCACCGCCTCCCGTCGACCTCCTCCAGGCACAGCACCCCATCCCTAGCGATCTCCGCCGGCACTGCCGCCGTCGCCGGGACCCTGGCGGCCGGGGCGGTAGCCTTCGCCGTGGCCTCGGCCTCCCTTACGGCGGTGCGCACCGCGTCCCGCACGGCAGGCGCGGACAGCGTGACGGTCTgcgctgctgccgcccctgctccCGCCGCAGGCCGCTTCAGCCCCATCGCCGGCGCCATGAGGTGGGGGACGCGGGGGTGGGTGGGTGGGTGAGATTCAGATGTGGTAAAGGGCGTTGCCGAAAGCCAGCGAAGCAGCGCGGCCGCCCGGAGAGATGGACGATGCCTTTTATACCCGGCTCGTCTCCGACTCGCAGCCAGGAGATCGCGCGACAAGGCTACGAGTGGGTTGGGCTGGAGACGATGTTTTACTTCTGATGACTGGCAGCGTGGGGTCGGAAGCCGGTGGCCCCATGTATCGGCGTGATGAGGAGGACTGCTGGAGTTGTGTGGCGGGTGCGGGCCCGGGGGGGAATGGTTGGCAGGCCGCGTCCGCGTGAGCTGCAGCGGGCTCCCGCTCTGACCGCCAGTGCCCAGTGGGACCAGATGGAATTTCGGGCCCACGTTTCAAAGGGTACTGTATATTTGGCTGACATTTTTTTGCAACTCCAGTTCTTTGGGGCGAAAATCCTCAAAATAATGTacccctccgttcttttttatttgtcgcattttaatttaaaaataaactagctgacgataaatattcgagaacggagataATATATAGGAGTTTAAACTATATAATACATGAAAAAACATAACAATAGGTACTAATTAAAAGATAATAAATTGATATCAGTTTAAAGAGATACCAAATCTAAGTGGTTCAGTTTGATTGATACCATTTGAGCTGAATTA from Zea mays cultivar B73 chromosome 6, Zm-B73-REFERENCE-NAM-5.0, whole genome shotgun sequence harbors:
- the LOC100278802 gene encoding Protein root UVB sensitive 6-like, with product MAPAMGLKRPAAGAGAAAAQTVTLSAPAVRDAVRTAVREAEATAKATAPAARVPATAAVPAEIARDGVLCLEEVDGRRWSYVVDAAGAAVKAKGRASVGGAFKAVPLQSPMPPVEEIMSFIRSYVVPEGFPDSVTPSYVPYMTWRALKHFFGGAMGVFTTRTLLNSVGVSQSRAASGAVAINWILKDGAGRVGKMLFARQGKKFDYDLKQLRFSGDLLMELGAGIELATAAFPQLFLPMACIANVVKNVAAVTSTSTRTPIYKAYAKGENIGDVTAKGESVGNIADLLGTGMSILISKSNPSLVTSFAFLSCGYLLSSYHEVRSVVLNTLNRARFTVAVDSFIRTGYVPSLKDGNSQETIFNPPWRHEPVAIGSRFGDAFQEPASFLAIKPLFEDERYIVTYNPTKDKVYALLKDQAKPDDILKAAFHAHVLLHFINASHANLNARKRMNSNRSYQYDPLNMDFVPHIEESCKIVMSSYGVFKKKAREQGWIMSESLLNPGRARLCGAVPQ